A section of the Verrucomicrobium sp. GAS474 genome encodes:
- a CDS encoding LrgB family protein, which translates to MNVVVPLLWIGITLAFYVAALRLYRRHRRWWTAPLLVTWLLCGLLLFLSRTPYPEYLRGAHWFVFLLGPATVAFALPVYRQRALIRHHGRTIAAGVVAGSLASLGSGWALAHLLHLPPEIEASLLPRSVTTPFALAVSERLGGIPELTASLTAATGLFGAAIGEGFLQWLPLRSKLAAGFGLGLRSVSCSFTSGAMLGMGAHGAGVARARERGDEAAAIAGLVMIFAGLLNVAGATLYVLARS; encoded by the coding sequence ATGAACGTCGTCGTCCCGCTTCTCTGGATCGGGATCACGCTGGCGTTTTACGTCGCCGCGCTCCGGCTCTATCGACGGCACCGGCGCTGGTGGACGGCCCCGCTCCTGGTGACGTGGCTCCTCTGCGGCCTCCTCCTCTTCCTCTCCCGGACGCCCTACCCGGAATACCTGCGCGGGGCCCACTGGTTCGTCTTCCTCCTCGGCCCGGCGACGGTCGCCTTCGCCCTCCCGGTCTACCGGCAGCGGGCGCTGATCCGGCATCACGGCCGGACGATCGCGGCGGGCGTCGTCGCGGGAAGCCTCGCCTCGCTCGGCAGCGGGTGGGCGCTGGCCCATCTCCTCCACCTCCCGCCCGAGATCGAGGCGAGCCTCCTCCCCCGCTCGGTGACGACGCCCTTCGCGCTCGCCGTCTCGGAGCGGCTCGGCGGCATCCCGGAATTGACCGCCTCCCTGACGGCGGCGACGGGACTCTTCGGCGCGGCGATCGGCGAAGGGTTCCTCCAATGGCTGCCGCTCCGGTCGAAGCTGGCCGCCGGGTTCGGCCTCGGCCTGCGCTCGGTCAGCTGCTCCTTCACCTCGGGGGCGATGCTGGGGATGGGAGCCCATGGCGCGGGGGTGGCCCGGGCGCGGGAACGGGGAGACGAGGCGGCGGCGATCGCGGGGCTGGTGATGATTTTCGCCGGGCTATTGAATGTGGCGGGGGCGACGCTCTACGTCCTGGCGCGGAGCTGA
- a CDS encoding PHP domain-containing protein, translating into MILNLDLHAHSRFSSDGVSEPEEMVAVAKARGLHGFAITDHNTSACVEYFESKGLLRADGEPVDGFLIIPGQEISTREGHLLALGIRLPDLKGIPAAEAVELIHKQGGIAIPPHPYDSFRAGIRESVLDTLPFDALEVFNAATTFRRWNQQAFDYAERRGLPMTAASDSHHVEALGVSYSILDAETFNVAGVLKAVVKHPRLQQRYLTRKEALRKTFNNVFRFGARKKAKAKAEAQATAAASIPRA; encoded by the coding sequence GTGATCCTGAACCTCGACCTCCACGCCCACTCCCGCTTCTCCTCCGACGGTGTCTCCGAGCCGGAAGAGATGGTCGCCGTCGCGAAGGCGCGGGGTCTCCACGGCTTCGCGATCACCGATCACAACACCAGCGCCTGCGTTGAATACTTCGAGTCGAAGGGCCTCCTCCGCGCCGACGGGGAGCCGGTCGACGGCTTCCTCATCATCCCGGGGCAGGAGATCTCGACCCGGGAGGGCCACCTCCTTGCCCTCGGCATCCGCCTCCCCGACCTGAAGGGGATCCCCGCGGCCGAGGCCGTCGAGCTGATCCACAAGCAGGGCGGCATCGCGATCCCGCCCCACCCCTATGATTCCTTCCGCGCCGGGATCCGGGAGTCGGTCCTCGACACCCTCCCCTTCGACGCCCTGGAGGTCTTCAACGCCGCCACCACCTTCCGCCGCTGGAACCAGCAGGCCTTCGACTACGCCGAGCGGCGCGGCCTCCCGATGACGGCGGCGAGCGATTCCCACCACGTCGAGGCCCTCGGGGTCTCCTACTCGATCCTCGATGCCGAGACCTTCAACGTCGCCGGGGTCCTGAAGGCCGTCGTGAAGCATCCCCGCCTCCAGCAGCGTTACCTCACGCGGAAGGAAGCGCTGCGGAAGACCTTCAACAACGTCTTCCGCTTCGGCGCGCGGAAGAAGGCGAAAGCGAAGGCCGAAGCCCAAGCCACCGCCGCGGCCTCCATCCCCCGGGCCTAG
- a CDS encoding glycosyltransferase, with product MPGRVLFLESHHGVERLFTRGLRSGVRAVGKEPVVLFLRDEAGQPRPVEALRGEIAAAAPERIAFLMDTPLAWPGLWYDARLREIPKAALWYDDFYRCPATMAPEGVAIWKRWHEEARVAVFFHDGWWRGEWERHARFPALPTDLSADAAFVEGGMATEAEALYPELADHAVFLGTVPARAALEAKLASFPPPVVEWIAASTAAMEEAAWPFPAYALADAVAAALPPKRKLILDRWLATPSALALARYEIWRWGKRVARLRGLRALAQRVPVAVLSGHRTEVFAREEELRRELGTGVAFRETTDIPAARWPALFRAGALQVQWLDPQSIESGAPFRMFETAAAGVPLLTDGRPGYPALFAPEREMFYAADEAALADRAMLLMRDREALCETGRRAREAFLARHTWGERWRAIEAASDQLRART from the coding sequence ATGCCGGGCCGGGTTCTCTTCCTCGAATCGCATCACGGCGTCGAGCGCCTCTTCACCCGGGGCCTCCGTTCCGGCGTCCGTGCGGTCGGGAAGGAACCGGTCGTCCTCTTCCTCCGCGACGAGGCCGGGCAGCCCCGCCCCGTCGAGGCCCTCCGGGGGGAGATCGCCGCCGCCGCCCCGGAACGGATTGCCTTCCTGATGGACACCCCCCTTGCGTGGCCCGGGCTGTGGTACGACGCCCGCCTGCGGGAGATCCCGAAGGCGGCGCTGTGGTACGACGACTTCTACCGCTGCCCCGCCACCATGGCCCCCGAGGGGGTGGCGATCTGGAAGCGGTGGCACGAGGAGGCCCGCGTCGCCGTTTTCTTCCACGACGGCTGGTGGCGCGGGGAGTGGGAACGGCACGCCCGATTCCCCGCCCTGCCGACTGACCTCTCCGCCGACGCCGCCTTCGTCGAGGGGGGGATGGCGACGGAAGCGGAGGCGCTCTATCCCGAGCTGGCCGACCACGCCGTCTTCCTCGGAACCGTCCCCGCACGGGCGGCGCTCGAGGCGAAGCTCGCCTCCTTCCCGCCCCCCGTCGTCGAGTGGATCGCCGCCTCGACCGCCGCGATGGAGGAGGCCGCCTGGCCCTTCCCCGCCTACGCCCTCGCCGATGCCGTCGCCGCCGCCCTTCCGCCGAAACGGAAGCTGATCCTCGACCGCTGGCTCGCCACGCCGTCGGCCCTCGCCCTGGCCCGGTACGAAATCTGGCGCTGGGGGAAACGGGTCGCCCGCCTCCGGGGCCTCCGCGCCCTGGCGCAACGGGTCCCCGTCGCCGTCCTGAGCGGCCACCGGACCGAGGTCTTCGCCCGCGAGGAGGAACTGCGCCGGGAACTCGGAACGGGGGTCGCTTTTCGGGAGACGACCGACATTCCCGCCGCCCGCTGGCCCGCCCTCTTCCGCGCCGGGGCCCTCCAGGTCCAATGGCTCGACCCGCAGAGCATCGAGTCGGGCGCGCCCTTCCGGATGTTCGAGACGGCGGCGGCGGGCGTTCCCCTCCTCACCGACGGACGCCCCGGCTATCCCGCCCTCTTCGCCCCGGAGCGGGAGATGTTCTACGCCGCTGACGAGGCCGCGCTGGCCGACCGAGCTATGCTATTGATGAGGGATCGGGAGGCGCTGTGCGAGACCGGGCGGCGGGCGCGGGAGGCGTTCCTCGCGCGCCATACGTGGGGGGAGCGCTGGCGGGCGATCGAGGCGGCCTCGGATCAGCTCCGCGCCAGGACGTAG
- a CDS encoding class I SAM-dependent methyltransferase gives MTTAPQQERTKVQAMFNRVAPRYDFLNRLLSGGRDKAWRRALTREVARQKPARLLDLATGSGDVLRALREDGALADSGVSLGADFCLPMLEEARKKGIGPLVLADGLRLPFADGSFDAVTIAFGFRNLEDRAAGLREIGRVLAPGGVLYILEFSHPWPVFAPFYFFYLRHFLPTLAAAVGAPREAYTYLGDSIRAFPSQSRLAALLKECGFAEAGWRNLTGGIVALHRGRK, from the coding sequence ATGACCACAGCCCCCCAGCAGGAACGGACGAAAGTCCAGGCGATGTTCAACCGCGTCGCCCCCCGGTACGATTTCCTCAATCGCCTCCTGAGCGGCGGCCGGGACAAGGCCTGGCGGCGGGCGCTGACCCGGGAGGTGGCGCGGCAGAAACCGGCCCGCCTCCTCGACCTGGCGACGGGGAGCGGGGACGTCCTCCGCGCCCTCCGGGAGGATGGGGCGCTGGCCGATTCCGGCGTGAGCCTGGGTGCCGACTTCTGCCTTCCGATGCTGGAGGAGGCGCGGAAAAAGGGGATCGGTCCTCTCGTTCTCGCTGATGGTCTTCGACTCCCCTTTGCCGATGGGAGCTTCGATGCGGTGACGATCGCCTTCGGTTTTCGGAATCTGGAGGACCGGGCTGCGGGGCTGCGGGAGATCGGGCGGGTACTCGCGCCGGGAGGGGTGCTTTACATCTTGGAATTTTCCCATCCGTGGCCGGTCTTCGCGCCGTTTTATTTCTTTTATCTCCGCCATTTCCTGCCGACTTTGGCCGCGGCTGTCGGTGCGCCGAGGGAGGCTTATACCTACCTCGGGGACTCGATCCGGGCGTTTCCGAGCCAGTCTCGGTTGGCGGCGTTGCTGAAGGAATGCGGCTTTGCGGAGGCGGGGTGGCGGAATCTTACGGGGGGGATTGTGGCGCTGCATCGGGGGCGGAAGTAG